One window from the genome of Leptospira ryugenii encodes:
- a CDS encoding type I restriction endonuclease subunit R, which yields MTANLTEADVEQIAIDLFKELGYDYLFGKDILPEEPSAQRENLNESFLPFILKASLSKLNPTIPADGIEEAFRKVTRISFPTTLACNHEFHKLLTEGIDVTYKGKERIVTEKVKLIDFEKPNQNQFHVINQFTIIEGQNNRRPDLLIFVNGLPLGVIELKNPSDHTTTIWSAYSQLQTYKEQIPGLFTFNEVLIISDGLEARIGSISADKERFAVWRTIEGEKLASNSMSQLEVMIKGVFEKKRFLDLIRFFTVFEKEDNGSYVKKIAGYHQYHAVNTAIKQTIEASKPKGDRRIGVVWHTQGSGKSLTMTFFAGRAILEPEMQNPTIVIITDRQDLDNQLFGTFSNCKELLRQTPIQANDRNHLKELLSVASGGVVFTTVQKFFPEEKYDTYPLLSERRNIIVMADEAHRSQYDFIDGFARHMRDGLPHASFIGFTGTPIELSDKNTRAVFGEYISIYDIQRAVLDKATVPIFYESRLAKLELKESEKPNIDPTFESITEDEEERDKQKLKSKWGAIEALVGAKNRLKLIANDFSKHWQLRLNVMEGKAMIVTMSRRIAIDLYNEIIKLHPEWESDDDNKGVIKVIMTGSATDPPDWQKHIRNGKRRKDLAEIFKNPKSSFKIVIVRDMWLTGFDAPSLNTIYIDKPMNGHGLMQAIARVNRVFKDKAGGLVVDYIGIADSLKSALALYTQSGGKGSTAIDQAEAVAVMLEKYEIVKGLFHGFDYSIWLTGSPKDRLNLLPLALEHILSQEDGKSKLQKMVTELTQAFALSVPHDKTNEIRDEVAFFQTVRSALTKKSGEEKKKSPEDIDYAIRQLIAGAVSSNEVIDIFSAVGLNKPDISILTDEFLAEVQGMPQKNLAVELLQKLLKEEVSKMSGKRNIVKTRTFLGMLETSLKKYQNRAIETAQVIEHLIELAKKMREESKRGADLGLSDDEVAFYDALLENESAVREMKNDDIKIIAKELVKTLKSNLKINWSEREQVKALIRVNIKKILKKYGYPPDMQAKATALVLEQAEELYGDWVEAEVA from the coding sequence ATGACAGCAAATCTCACTGAAGCAGATGTAGAACAAATAGCCATTGATCTTTTCAAAGAACTTGGTTATGACTATTTATTTGGAAAGGACATCCTTCCTGAAGAGCCATCTGCCCAAAGAGAAAATCTAAACGAATCTTTCCTTCCTTTTATCCTGAAAGCGTCACTTTCCAAACTAAATCCAACGATTCCAGCGGATGGGATCGAGGAAGCTTTTAGAAAAGTAACTCGTATCTCCTTTCCTACTACCCTTGCTTGCAACCATGAATTTCATAAGCTTCTTACTGAAGGAATTGATGTTACCTATAAGGGAAAAGAACGAATCGTTACCGAAAAGGTAAAACTCATAGATTTTGAAAAACCCAATCAGAATCAATTTCATGTTATCAATCAATTTACGATAATAGAAGGTCAAAACAACCGAAGACCAGATTTACTTATCTTTGTGAATGGTCTTCCACTTGGAGTCATAGAACTCAAAAATCCATCTGACCACACAACAACGATTTGGTCAGCATATAGCCAGTTGCAGACCTATAAAGAGCAAATCCCTGGTCTATTTACCTTCAATGAAGTTCTCATTATAAGTGATGGATTAGAAGCTAGAATTGGTTCGATTTCGGCAGACAAAGAAAGATTTGCCGTTTGGAGAACCATCGAAGGAGAAAAACTTGCTTCGAATTCTATGTCTCAATTGGAAGTCATGATCAAAGGTGTTTTTGAAAAGAAACGCTTCCTGGATCTTATACGATTCTTTACTGTATTCGAGAAAGAAGATAATGGTTCCTACGTAAAGAAAATTGCAGGCTACCACCAGTACCATGCGGTGAACACTGCGATTAAACAAACGATAGAAGCAAGTAAGCCTAAGGGTGATCGTAGAATCGGAGTTGTATGGCATACGCAAGGATCAGGAAAATCCTTAACTATGACCTTTTTTGCAGGTCGGGCAATCCTTGAACCAGAGATGCAAAATCCAACAATCGTAATTATAACAGATAGGCAAGACTTAGATAACCAATTGTTTGGAACCTTTTCCAATTGTAAGGAACTACTTCGCCAAACACCCATTCAAGCAAACGACAGAAATCATCTTAAAGAGCTCTTATCCGTAGCATCTGGTGGAGTGGTGTTCACAACGGTGCAAAAGTTTTTTCCAGAAGAAAAGTATGATACCTACCCTCTACTTTCCGAAAGAAGAAACATTATTGTCATGGCTGATGAAGCTCATCGTAGCCAATACGATTTCATAGATGGATTTGCTCGGCATATGCGTGACGGACTCCCTCATGCTTCCTTTATTGGATTTACGGGAACTCCAATCGAATTAAGCGACAAGAATACCAGAGCGGTTTTCGGCGAGTATATCAGTATTTATGACATCCAAAGAGCTGTATTAGATAAAGCAACAGTTCCTATCTTTTACGAAAGCCGACTTGCTAAGCTAGAATTAAAAGAATCAGAAAAACCAAATATTGATCCTACATTTGAATCCATCACGGAAGATGAAGAAGAACGAGACAAACAAAAACTCAAATCAAAATGGGGAGCGATTGAGGCGTTAGTTGGTGCTAAGAATCGACTGAAACTCATAGCAAACGATTTTTCAAAACATTGGCAGTTGCGATTAAATGTCATGGAAGGGAAAGCTATGATCGTCACCATGTCGAGGCGAATTGCAATAGATCTTTATAATGAAATCATTAAACTTCATCCTGAATGGGAAAGTGATGATGACAACAAAGGTGTGATCAAAGTCATTATGACAGGTTCAGCGACAGACCCTCCCGACTGGCAGAAGCATATCCGCAATGGGAAACGAAGAAAGGATTTAGCAGAAATTTTTAAAAACCCAAAATCATCATTCAAAATAGTGATCGTACGTGATATGTGGCTCACAGGATTCGATGCACCTAGTTTAAATACAATCTACATCGATAAACCAATGAACGGACACGGACTCATGCAAGCTATTGCCAGAGTAAACCGAGTCTTCAAGGATAAAGCTGGTGGACTTGTTGTCGACTATATTGGAATTGCAGATAGTCTAAAATCTGCTCTTGCCCTCTACACTCAGTCAGGCGGGAAAGGATCTACAGCAATTGATCAAGCGGAAGCAGTTGCCGTCATGTTGGAAAAATACGAAATCGTGAAAGGTTTATTTCATGGATTTGATTATAGCATTTGGCTCACAGGATCACCAAAAGACCGATTGAACCTCCTCCCATTGGCGTTAGAACATATCCTCTCTCAAGAAGATGGAAAATCTAAATTGCAGAAAATGGTGACAGAACTTACGCAAGCCTTCGCATTGTCAGTACCTCACGATAAAACAAATGAAATCAGAGATGAAGTCGCCTTCTTTCAAACGGTAAGATCCGCATTAACAAAGAAGTCAGGTGAGGAGAAAAAAAAGTCACCTGAAGACATAGACTATGCGATTAGGCAATTGATTGCAGGTGCAGTATCCTCGAATGAAGTCATAGATATCTTTTCAGCGGTTGGACTCAACAAACCTGATATTTCCATTCTCACTGATGAGTTTCTGGCAGAAGTCCAAGGTATGCCTCAAAAAAACCTAGCGGTGGAACTACTCCAAAAGCTTTTAAAAGAAGAAGTAAGTAAAATGAGTGGCAAACGAAATATTGTTAAAACCCGCACATTTTTAGGAATGCTAGAGACATCACTCAAGAAATACCAAAACAGAGCTATAGAAACTGCACAAGTCATAGAACACCTAATCGAACTCGCAAAGAAAATGAGAGAAGAATCTAAAAGGGGTGCAGATCTGGGACTATCCGATGACGAAGTCGCTTTCTATGATGCACTATTAGAAAATGAATCTGCTGTCCGAGAAATGAAGAATGATGATATCAAAATTATCGCTAAGGAATTAGTTAAAACTCTCAAAAGTAATCTTAAGATCAATTGGTCTGAGAGAGAACAAGTCAAAGCATTGATTCGTGTTAACATTAAGAAAATTTTAAAGAAATATGGCTACCCACCTGACATGCAAGCAAAGGCAACTGCACTTGTGTTAGAGCAAGCTGAGGAGTTATATGGTGATTGGGTAGAGGCGGAGGTTGCATGA
- a CDS encoding VapE domain-containing protein has product MSDQIENQIKKEIEKVIPKMYYDRFFKEFALHKLTDARVIFSLNGTGALSVKKHIENKYFDQLGQAVANSIGKRKVELIVSEKIDTTKVQKKSDKIDYDGEVHKLENYLNENLVARFNVLNQCLEFKPKGSKDYILWSDRDFSDLYLSLRRQKEFKYISKDTLLSILNSSFIPSYHPVKEYFPSIADQWDGKTDWIGQVCSCIKVTNEIKFRTYFEKWLLASLHTLYSDLPFRNEFCLILQGAQGWYKSTFINGLIPKALLPYYTARIPENFKSKDLVMMASGVFIWNLDEIDRITKKTEAADLKAFLSSSFAIERAAYGKNARQWDRMANFLGACNKVEFLIDNTGNRRFIVFSLAEPIKVSKFQRIPIEKFWSQVYQKYTKAKIQNIRMTPEENFAITTNNLQYEYSNNEFEIILRYFRPLPLNQINLKNKKHKWLSATDIYLYIHPKHPFFKMDVRWIGRGLVQLGFERRRTNSSGKQFLVNEQN; this is encoded by the coding sequence ATGTCTGATCAAATTGAAAATCAAATAAAGAAAGAAATTGAAAAGGTCATTCCTAAAATGTATTATGATCGTTTTTTTAAGGAGTTTGCACTTCATAAATTAACTGATGCAAGAGTAATATTTTCATTAAATGGAACAGGTGCACTCAGTGTAAAAAAGCATATCGAGAATAAATACTTTGATCAGTTAGGCCAAGCAGTGGCCAATTCTATCGGTAAGAGAAAGGTCGAATTAATTGTATCGGAAAAAATTGATACGACAAAAGTTCAAAAGAAATCTGATAAGATCGACTATGACGGAGAAGTCCATAAACTTGAGAATTACCTAAATGAAAATTTGGTAGCAAGATTCAATGTTTTAAACCAATGCCTAGAATTTAAACCGAAAGGCTCCAAAGATTATATTCTTTGGAGTGATAGAGATTTTTCAGATCTTTACCTTAGCCTTAGAAGACAAAAAGAATTTAAGTATATTTCTAAAGATACACTTCTTTCTATCCTTAATTCGAGTTTCATTCCTTCTTATCATCCAGTTAAAGAATACTTTCCTTCAATAGCTGACCAATGGGATGGAAAGACCGATTGGATCGGGCAAGTATGCTCTTGTATTAAGGTTACGAATGAAATTAAATTTAGAACCTATTTTGAGAAGTGGCTCTTGGCTTCTCTTCATACTTTATATTCAGATTTGCCTTTTAGAAATGAATTTTGTCTCATTCTTCAAGGAGCACAGGGATGGTATAAATCTACCTTCATTAATGGATTAATTCCGAAAGCATTGCTTCCATACTATACAGCTCGGATTCCCGAAAATTTCAAATCTAAAGATTTGGTGATGATGGCTTCCGGAGTCTTTATTTGGAATTTAGATGAGATTGACCGGATAACAAAGAAAACCGAAGCCGCTGATTTAAAAGCCTTTCTTTCAAGTTCATTCGCAATCGAAAGAGCTGCTTACGGTAAGAACGCTCGACAGTGGGATAGGATGGCCAATTTTCTTGGTGCATGCAATAAGGTTGAGTTTCTAATTGATAATACCGGAAACCGTCGATTCATAGTCTTCTCTTTAGCAGAGCCAATTAAAGTTTCAAAATTCCAAAGAATACCTATAGAAAAATTTTGGTCGCAAGTATATCAAAAATATACTAAGGCAAAGATTCAAAACATTCGAATGACTCCGGAAGAGAATTTTGCGATTACAACAAATAATCTTCAATACGAATATTCTAATAATGAATTTGAGATCATTCTTAGATACTTCCGGCCACTACCTTTAAACCAAATAAATCTTAAAAATAAAAAGCATAAATGGTTAAGTGCTACTGATATTTACCTATACATTCATCCAAAGCATCCTTTCTTCAAAATGGACGTTCGTTGGATAGGTAGAGGCTTGGTTCAATTAGGATTCGAGAGAAGAAGAACGAATTCTTCCGGTAAACAATTCCTGGTAAATGAGCAAAATTAA
- a CDS encoding tyrosine-type recombinase/integrase: protein MNRSISHNKIKFNLLNKRDKNRVLFFFKTTNCKKIDPETLVNYLLERRRLGISTKTLKADKFALLLAVKLSTVGNPKFEGFVEYLHKVIKDSIKMKIPNNRLRESDLLTVSEMERIVKHATDRQRVLCRFLWATGIRPGEITRIKLKDCAPLDGDIEIKINGKQERIRFILIPKLLFEEIRSTYEGKTHLFESVTGDPLSVNAIEKMVNKLSKNLLKRRIYPYLFRHTFATNQIKDGNDIGAVSEFMGNSPDILARTYLHSNLSKDAIMKNFGKIA, encoded by the coding sequence ATGAATAGAAGTATATCGCATAACAAAATTAAATTTAATCTCCTGAATAAGAGAGACAAGAATAGAGTTTTATTTTTCTTTAAAACTACAAATTGCAAAAAAATAGATCCTGAAACTTTAGTTAATTATTTATTAGAGCGAAGAAGGTTAGGAATTTCCACAAAAACATTGAAGGCTGATAAATTCGCCTTATTGCTCGCTGTTAAATTATCGACAGTTGGAAATCCTAAATTTGAAGGATTTGTAGAATATTTACACAAAGTTATTAAAGACTCAATAAAAATGAAGATCCCGAATAACAGACTGAGGGAATCGGATCTTTTGACGGTCTCAGAAATGGAACGTATCGTAAAACACGCTACAGATCGTCAGAGAGTCTTATGTAGATTCCTTTGGGCTACTGGAATTCGTCCAGGTGAGATAACACGCATAAAGCTTAAAGACTGTGCACCTTTAGATGGTGACATAGAAATTAAAATCAATGGAAAACAGGAGCGAATTCGTTTTATCTTAATTCCTAAATTACTATTTGAAGAGATTCGATCAACCTATGAAGGGAAGACTCATCTATTCGAATCAGTAACCGGAGACCCTCTTTCGGTAAACGCCATTGAAAAGATGGTTAATAAATTATCTAAGAATCTTCTTAAAAGAAGAATCTATCCTTACTTATTTAGGCATACCTTCGCAACAAATCAAATTAAAGATGGGAATGATATCGGAGCAGTATCCGAGTTTATGGGAAACAGTCCAGATATCTTAGCTCGTACTTATTTACATTCAAATTTATCGAAAGATGCCATTATGAAAAATTTCGGGAAGATCGCGTAG
- a CDS encoding type I restriction-modification system subunit M, which translates to MAKPKKASTTANIGFEEKLFTMADKLRNNMDAGEYKHVVLGLIFLKYISDSFMSLHAELKADVKNGSDPEDRDEYTSKNVFWVSEKARWDYIQKKAKEPSIGKIIDDAMDIIEKENPKLKGVLNKNYARPDLDKTKLGELVDLVGTIGLGDKENRSKDVLGRVYEYFLTKFASAEGKLGGQFYTPASVVRLIVEMLAPTKNQSVYDPACGSGGFFVQSEKFLEHHAGRIGDIAVYGQESNPTTWRLCMMNLAIRGIEANLGKEPADSFLKDQHPHEKFDLVMANPPFNMKEWGQPSLLNDKRWVYGIPPANNANYGWVQHFIHHLKPNGMAGFVLANGSMSSNSSGEGEIRKQIVDADLVDCMVAMPGQLFYSTQIPVCIWFLTRNKDNPRFKNRKGKTLFIDARKMGTLVDRVHRELTEEDLTKITETYHAWRGDKDCKKKYEDVKGFCKSVEQAEIVEHGYVLTPGRFVGAEELEEDGIDFEEKMKGLTVKLKEQVTQSDRLTKEIFKNLKVLGYGD; encoded by the coding sequence ATGGCAAAGCCAAAGAAAGCATCAACAACAGCAAATATCGGTTTTGAAGAAAAACTCTTCACGATGGCAGACAAACTCCGAAATAACATGGATGCTGGGGAATACAAACATGTCGTTTTAGGATTAATTTTCCTCAAATACATTTCTGACAGTTTCATGTCCCTCCATGCTGAGCTAAAAGCTGATGTTAAGAATGGCTCAGACCCAGAAGATCGGGATGAATATACCTCGAAGAATGTCTTCTGGGTGTCTGAAAAGGCTCGGTGGGACTACATCCAGAAGAAAGCCAAAGAACCTTCGATTGGAAAAATCATAGATGATGCGATGGACATTATAGAAAAAGAAAATCCCAAGTTAAAGGGTGTTCTCAATAAAAACTATGCACGTCCAGACCTAGACAAAACCAAACTGGGAGAGCTCGTAGACCTCGTTGGAACCATTGGTCTAGGCGATAAAGAGAACCGCTCCAAAGACGTACTAGGAAGAGTTTATGAATACTTCCTCACAAAGTTTGCCTCTGCCGAAGGAAAACTTGGAGGTCAATTCTACACACCTGCCAGTGTTGTTCGACTTATAGTAGAAATGTTAGCACCTACCAAGAACCAGTCGGTCTATGACCCAGCTTGTGGTTCTGGTGGGTTCTTTGTTCAGTCAGAGAAATTCTTAGAACACCATGCAGGAAGGATTGGTGACATTGCCGTCTATGGGCAAGAGTCAAACCCTACGACCTGGCGACTCTGTATGATGAACCTAGCGATTCGAGGAATCGAAGCGAACCTAGGCAAAGAACCAGCAGACTCCTTCTTAAAAGACCAACACCCTCATGAGAAGTTTGATCTAGTTATGGCGAATCCTCCCTTCAATATGAAGGAATGGGGTCAGCCTTCCTTACTCAATGATAAACGATGGGTGTATGGGATTCCTCCCGCCAATAATGCAAACTATGGATGGGTGCAACACTTTATCCACCACCTAAAGCCAAACGGAATGGCAGGTTTTGTCTTGGCGAATGGTTCTATGTCTTCTAATTCTTCTGGGGAAGGGGAAATCCGTAAGCAAATCGTGGATGCGGACTTAGTGGATTGTATGGTGGCCATGCCTGGTCAACTTTTCTATTCTACCCAAATTCCTGTTTGCATTTGGTTTCTCACTCGCAATAAAGATAATCCGAGGTTTAAGAATCGAAAAGGGAAAACTCTATTTATCGATGCCCGAAAGATGGGAACCCTCGTGGATCGAGTCCACCGAGAATTAACAGAAGAGGACTTAACAAAAATTACTGAAACCTATCATGCATGGAGAGGGGATAAGGACTGCAAAAAGAAATATGAGGATGTTAAAGGTTTCTGCAAATCAGTGGAACAAGCAGAAATCGTCGAGCATGGCTATGTATTGACTCCAGGTCGCTTTGTCGGTGCAGAAGAACTAGAAGAGGATGGGATCGACTTTGAGGAAAAGATGAAAGGACTGACTGTAAAACTCAAAGAGCAAGTAACTCAATCTGATAGGCTAACAAAAGAAATATTCAAGAATTTAAAGGTGCTTGGATATGGCGATTGA
- a CDS encoding transposase, protein MINTNSKEIHPNTAILSNSTDLQAQSLKMTRTSPRSHTKFTSRRSHSLPPSSLLSKFLPNTYRPYPKHINILDTPIIRKEYTLRTLHILQTLFPKQCDCKESRKDPRLSYFKVKGRESVARCSHCHKQISLTANTPFQNTKLPLSYISFILQDQILQYPKVVTSQEIARKLNLPYNTAYFLKKRIQVFLTLLNVSLKKQLYQELEEASKEVRLPLEGDLKKSLMNQPVAVADSVVLYSSSLRANKHRSRRYKTGTSSIYLSNSLGGEQKGVLVHTVGINHGMTFYKSIPLNHERYLAKDLDDKIPKNTILFTDEGYTFIWDRKNHRMVNHSKKSNDPRYNLSRERWVTKEGVSSNGAEARNNILKQSFRSYHYISPKWSQLYLDEMSFLGNVRYADGLRSLLLGSREEGEFVWDVNENCGRRDLNSSA, encoded by the coding sequence ATGATAAATACCAATTCGAAAGAAATTCACCCTAATACTGCTATTCTATCCAATTCCACAGACTTACAAGCCCAGAGCCTTAAAATGACAAGAACCTCCCCAAGAAGCCACACAAAATTTACCTCTCGCCGTTCTCATTCACTCCCACCCTCATCTCTCTTATCCAAGTTCCTTCCTAACACCTATAGACCATACCCTAAGCATATCAACATCCTAGATACTCCTATCATCAGAAAGGAATACACTCTTAGAACACTCCATATCCTCCAAACTCTTTTCCCCAAACAATGTGATTGTAAAGAATCCAGAAAAGACCCAAGGCTCAGTTACTTTAAGGTAAAGGGAAGGGAATCCGTGGCACGCTGTTCTCATTGCCATAAACAAATCAGCCTAACAGCCAATACTCCCTTCCAGAATACCAAACTACCTCTATCCTATATATCCTTCATCTTACAGGATCAAATCCTCCAATACCCTAAGGTAGTGACCTCCCAAGAGATAGCAAGAAAGCTAAACCTTCCCTACAATACTGCCTATTTTTTAAAGAAGCGAATCCAAGTATTCCTCACACTTCTAAATGTAAGCCTGAAGAAACAACTCTACCAAGAACTAGAGGAAGCAAGTAAAGAGGTAAGGTTACCCTTAGAAGGAGACCTCAAAAAATCCCTTATGAATCAGCCTGTTGCGGTTGCGGATAGTGTAGTGCTCTATAGTTCCAGCCTAAGAGCCAACAAACACCGAAGTAGGCGGTATAAGACGGGAACTTCATCTATCTACTTAAGTAACTCACTTGGAGGGGAACAAAAGGGAGTATTAGTTCATACAGTAGGGATAAACCACGGAATGACTTTTTATAAGAGTATACCCTTAAACCATGAGAGGTATCTCGCAAAAGACTTAGATGACAAGATACCAAAGAACACCATACTTTTCACAGATGAAGGCTACACATTTATCTGGGATAGAAAGAACCATAGGATGGTGAATCATAGTAAGAAGAGTAATGATCCTAGGTATAACCTAAGTAGAGAAAGGTGGGTGACGAAAGAAGGAGTATCCTCAAATGGAGCGGAAGCAAGGAATAATATCTTAAAGCAGTCCTTTAGAAGTTACCACTATATAAGTCCTAAGTGGAGCCAGCTATACTTAGACGAGATGAGCTTTCTAGGGAACGTAAGGTATGCAGATGGTCTGAGGAGTCTTCTTCTAGGGAGTCGAGAGGAAGGAGAGTTTGTGTGGGATGTTAATGAGAACTGCGGGCGGAGGGACTTGAATTCCTCAGCCTAA
- a CDS encoding restriction endonuclease subunit S encodes MAIEWKTYKLGRDAVTKLGDGLHGTPIYDTKGGYFFINGSNLVERKIVIDSKTKRVNEKEFDKYKKDLSERTILLGINGTIGNVAIYNNEKCILGKSAAYFNINEYFDKNFIFYLFISDHFQNYIKNNATGTTIKNVGLGLLRDYEFSAPPLPTQKAIAHILGTLDDKIELLRQMNETLEAMARAIFQSWFVDFDPVRKKADGLPTGLPKEIEDLFPSEFEDSELGEIPKGWKVGKLGDVASIRKEAITPMKKPEEIFKHYSLPSYDEGKNAKLESGNTILSNKYLVRINDILLSKLNPRIKRIWFIKEDILNSICSTEFLVFTSKIKTQHSFLFSLLNEDSFYEKIEGLVNGTSGSHQRVKSEDVLNLNILIPNIHLSQTYENLASPLFKKQNENLLEIQTLSSFRDILLPKLISGELELSDDSISKILESAK; translated from the coding sequence ATGGCGATTGAATGGAAAACTTATAAATTGGGAAGGGATGCTGTCACAAAATTAGGTGATGGACTTCACGGTACTCCAATTTATGACACTAAGGGAGGTTACTTTTTTATCAATGGGAGCAATCTAGTTGAGAGAAAAATTGTAATCGATTCAAAAACAAAAAGAGTAAACGAGAAGGAATTTGACAAATACAAAAAAGACTTATCTGAAAGGACAATATTGCTCGGTATTAATGGTACAATCGGAAATGTTGCAATTTATAATAATGAAAAGTGCATTTTGGGAAAGAGTGCAGCATATTTTAATATAAACGAATATTTTGATAAGAACTTTATATTTTATCTTTTTATAAGCGACCATTTCCAGAACTATATAAAAAACAATGCAACTGGTACTACAATTAAAAACGTAGGTCTCGGCTTACTTCGTGATTATGAATTTTCTGCACCACCCCTCCCCACCCAAAAAGCCATAGCCCATATCCTAGGAACGCTAGACGACAAAATCGAACTCCTTCGCCAAATGAATGAAACCCTAGAGGCAATGGCAAGAGCCATATTCCAATCTTGGTTTGTGGACTTTGACCCTGTGCGTAAGAAAGCAGATGGATTGCCTACAGGTTTGCCAAAAGAAATTGAAGACTTGTTTCCTAGCGAGTTTGAGGATTCAGAGTTAGGCGAGATTCCGAAAGGTTGGAAGGTGGGAAAACTGGGGGATGTCGCCAGTATTAGGAAAGAAGCAATTACTCCAATGAAAAAACCTGAGGAAATTTTCAAACATTATAGCCTTCCTTCTTATGATGAAGGTAAAAATGCTAAACTTGAATCTGGAAATACCATACTTAGTAATAAGTACCTTGTTAGAATAAATGATATTCTACTTTCGAAATTAAATCCTAGAATAAAACGGATATGGTTTATTAAAGAAGATATTCTGAATTCAATATGTTCAACAGAATTCCTCGTATTTACTTCTAAGATTAAAACGCAACATTCCTTTCTATTTAGTCTTCTTAATGAGGATTCCTTTTATGAGAAAATTGAAGGTTTGGTAAATGGAACATCTGGTAGCCATCAAAGAGTTAAGTCCGAGGATGTATTAAATCTAAATATTTTAATTCCTAATATTCATTTATCACAAACTTATGAAAATTTAGCCTCTCCACTGTTTAAAAAACAAAATGAAAACTTATTAGAAATTCAAACATTATCGTCCTTTCGAGACATACTTCTCCCAAAACTAATCTCAGGCGAACTCGAACTTTCTGATGATTCTATCTCTAAGATTCTGGAATCTGCCAAATGA